In the genome of Verrucomicrobiota bacterium, one region contains:
- a CDS encoding DUF2088 domain-containing protein — MLLIVPDGTRTAPVGLLFQTLHRQIAEVTKAFDVLVALGTHQPMSEAAICRRLDITEAERKEKYRRVAFFNHAWNQPAALKQIGTIPSDEIKAMTGGLFALEVPVEINRMVFDFDQIIIIGPVFPHEVVGFSGGNKYLFPGVSGPQILNFFHWLGAVVTNPMIIGNKRTPVRKVVDRAGSMVNVDKLCFCMVVDSSKNLAGLFAGSPESAWDAASELSRKVHITYKEKPFHSILSCAPTMYDELWTGGKCMYKLEPVLADGGELIIYAPHISEICVAHGKTLLEVGYHCRDYFLKQWERFKHHPWGVLAHSCHVYGQGTFENGVETPRARVTLATSIPPEICQRINLGYRDPKTVRVEDFADREAEGVLLVPKAGEMLFRLTHPPKWAGGD, encoded by the coding sequence GTGCTCCTCATCGTTCCCGACGGCACGCGCACGGCGCCGGTGGGACTCTTGTTTCAAACACTGCACCGGCAAATCGCAGAGGTGACCAAAGCGTTTGATGTGCTGGTCGCTTTGGGAACACATCAGCCGATGAGTGAGGCGGCCATCTGCCGGCGGCTGGATATCACGGAAGCGGAGCGCAAGGAAAAGTATCGAAGGGTCGCATTCTTCAATCATGCCTGGAACCAACCCGCGGCGCTCAAACAGATTGGCACCATTCCCAGCGACGAAATCAAGGCGATGACCGGCGGCCTGTTCGCGCTGGAGGTGCCGGTAGAGATCAACCGGATGGTTTTTGATTTCGATCAGATCATCATTATCGGTCCGGTGTTCCCGCACGAAGTCGTCGGGTTTTCCGGCGGGAACAAATACCTGTTTCCCGGCGTAAGCGGTCCGCAGATTTTGAATTTCTTCCACTGGCTCGGCGCAGTGGTCACGAACCCAATGATCATCGGCAACAAACGGACGCCCGTCCGCAAAGTGGTTGATCGCGCCGGTTCAATGGTCAACGTGGACAAACTCTGTTTCTGCATGGTGGTCGATTCGTCAAAAAATCTCGCGGGTCTTTTTGCCGGCTCACCGGAAAGCGCGTGGGACGCGGCGAGCGAACTTTCCCGAAAGGTGCACATCACCTACAAGGAAAAGCCCTTTCACTCGATCCTCTCCTGTGCTCCGACGATGTACGACGAGCTTTGGACCGGCGGCAAGTGCATGTATAAACTTGAACCGGTGCTGGCCGACGGCGGCGAACTGATCATCTACGCACCGCATATTTCCGAGATCTGCGTCGCGCATGGAAAGACATTGTTGGAAGTCGGCTATCATTGTCGCGATTACTTTTTGAAACAATGGGAACGATTCAAGCATCACCCGTGGGGCGTGCTGGCGCACAGTTGCCACGTTTACGGTCAGGGAACGTTTGAAAATGGCGTCGAAACGCCGCGCGCGCGTGTGACCTTGGCGACCAGCATTCCGCCGGAAATCTGCCAGCGCATCAACCTCGGCTATCGCGATCCGAAAACCGTCCGCGTCGAAGACTTTGCCGATCGCGAAGCGGAAGGTGTGTTGCTCGTGCCCAAAGCCGGCGAAATGCTCTTCCGCCTCACCCATCCGCCGAAATGGGCGGGCGGGGATTGA
- a CDS encoding DHH family phosphoesterase, with translation MTNFQKPEVILTHESDLDGLVAGVLLQRLAKKLHGDDVPLEAYHYNTWRQREPREATAWVCDLSFEGRLDKPGWVVIDHHATEALPKYAHLIHDLNKSAGLLCYELCQKQGLGSPALDRLVHLNNVADLFLEDDPDFVIANDYANLVKTYQFWNLLAVIDGELERLLDHPLLEVMAIKRRIEDPLGFAWSKANVAEISPSVGYVDTVVGNNNLIVHQLLEQKATPYPVLITLFRKANNTVIVSLRSKNGEALKVAEKLQGGGHANASGATLPRSIRNIPDAIDYLRHLLSPTSPRNVPLNNLESLFAAIEVGKK, from the coding sequence ATGACTAATTTTCAAAAACCGGAGGTGATCCTGACCCACGAGAGCGATCTTGATGGGCTGGTGGCCGGTGTGCTCTTGCAGCGGCTGGCAAAAAAATTGCACGGCGACGACGTCCCATTGGAAGCCTATCATTACAACACCTGGCGCCAACGCGAGCCACGGGAAGCCACCGCGTGGGTCTGCGATCTGAGTTTTGAAGGGCGACTGGACAAGCCGGGATGGGTCGTCATCGACCATCACGCCACCGAGGCCTTGCCCAAATACGCCCATCTCATTCACGACCTGAACAAGTCCGCCGGGCTGCTCTGTTACGAACTGTGCCAGAAGCAAGGGCTGGGTTCACCGGCGCTGGATCGGCTCGTTCACTTGAATAACGTGGCGGATTTGTTTTTGGAGGACGATCCGGATTTCGTCATCGCCAATGACTACGCCAACCTCGTCAAGACCTATCAATTTTGGAATCTGCTCGCGGTTATCGACGGCGAACTCGAACGGCTGCTCGACCATCCGCTGCTGGAAGTCATGGCCATCAAACGCCGGATTGAAGACCCGTTGGGCTTTGCGTGGAGCAAGGCCAACGTCGCGGAAATCAGTCCCTCGGTCGGCTATGTCGATACCGTCGTCGGCAACAACAATCTGATCGTGCACCAGTTGCTCGAACAAAAGGCGACACCTTATCCCGTTCTCATCACCTTGTTCCGCAAGGCGAACAACACCGTCATCGTCAGCCTGCGCAGCAAGAACGGCGAGGCCTTGAAAGTTGCCGAGAAACTGCAAGGCGGCGGCCACGCCAACGCTTCCGGAGCCACGCTCCCGCGGTCGATCAGAAACATTCCAGATGCAATTGATTACCTTCGCCACCTGCTCAGCCCGACGTCGCCAAGAAACGTGCCGCTCAATAACCTAGAAAGTTTGTTCGCCGCGATTGAAGTGGGCAAAAAGTAG
- a CDS encoding DUF4433 domain-containing protein, which produces MTNLRGIAGDGILPNVAAPEHRADLSGQSVQAKRNVPVVLPGGKEVNVHECINLFWNPLNLTMRAFQRNGLLREASSKILDDAVVCVLEINLERLVFDARCRWTIAPQNFAGTGFATFSREQFTGAAMWDDGTPRCDWRSILSVPSHADRALDRKKQVQLNSKRSAELIVHLGDNPAGTSSVALPFDMVDRIIVPANEVRALTDEQNAFLNSTGKIITRLSSVNGVPVYFPKDELLKAERGFLKSLANRSKSDSNVLAKMNAALKLVEQFETDHPELCPSREKFLRPDLADDHHGSMHAARVMFWSAFLAEHLDEATKQELLPVVLVAASLHDTYREKDDETHGQLASEAHQARIAGVLAEPRLRSCLNAIQYHCIPDAQCSNPDLALHILKDADALDRGRFGAPNKQGGCDTKFFRTDVLRLRDAYGNIAWMAYWAAQSTRYSPLGSRPCADFSRSLCDAVNSLSTKRAT; this is translated from the coding sequence TTGACAAATTTGCGAGGGATAGCGGGCGATGGAATTCTCCCAAACGTCGCTGCACCGGAACATCGAGCAGATTTATCAGGGCAAAGTGTCCAAGCGAAACGAAACGTCCCGGTGGTTCTTCCGGGCGGCAAGGAGGTGAACGTTCACGAGTGCATCAATCTGTTCTGGAATCCGCTCAACCTGACCATGCGAGCTTTTCAACGCAACGGCTTGTTGCGCGAAGCTTCTTCAAAGATTCTCGATGATGCGGTCGTCTGTGTATTGGAAATTAACCTGGAGCGACTGGTCTTCGATGCCAGGTGCAGATGGACGATTGCACCGCAGAATTTTGCGGGAACAGGTTTCGCCACTTTTTCTAGGGAGCAATTCACGGGCGCTGCGATGTGGGATGATGGAACGCCAAGGTGCGACTGGCGAAGCATCCTTTCCGTGCCATCTCATGCTGATCGTGCTTTGGACCGGAAAAAGCAGGTTCAACTGAACAGCAAAAGATCCGCGGAACTTATCGTCCATCTGGGGGACAATCCAGCCGGGACAAGTTCCGTAGCGCTTCCGTTCGACATGGTCGATCGAATAATCGTTCCGGCAAATGAGGTTCGCGCTTTGACTGACGAGCAAAACGCCTTTTTGAATTCCACTGGGAAAATCATCACTCGCTTATCCAGCGTCAACGGCGTGCCCGTGTATTTTCCCAAAGACGAGTTGCTCAAAGCAGAACGGGGATTTTTGAAGAGCCTCGCGAACCGGTCCAAGAGCGACTCCAACGTTTTGGCGAAAATGAACGCAGCGCTGAAGCTCGTGGAGCAGTTTGAGACAGACCATCCAGAACTTTGTCCGAGCCGTGAGAAATTTCTGCGCCCTGATTTGGCGGATGACCACCACGGCTCAATGCACGCTGCGAGGGTGATGTTTTGGAGTGCGTTCCTGGCTGAACACCTTGACGAGGCAACCAAGCAAGAACTCCTGCCCGTGGTGCTCGTAGCGGCTTCGTTGCATGATACTTATCGCGAGAAAGACGACGAGACGCACGGACAACTGGCCTCGGAAGCGCATCAAGCAAGAATAGCAGGAGTTCTTGCAGAGCCGCGATTGCGTTCCTGTCTCAATGCGATCCAATACCACTGTATTCCAGACGCCCAGTGCTCCAACCCCGACTTGGCACTACACATTCTGAAAGACGCTGACGCACTCGATCGTGGTAGATTCGGCGCTCCGAATAAGCAGGGAGGTTGTGATACGAAGTTTTTCCGAACAGATGTATTAAGGTTGCGTGACGCCTACGGAAACATCGCCTGGATGGCATATTGGGCTGCGCAGAGCACGCGTTACAGTCCACTTGGTTCAAGGCCGTGTGCGGACTTCAGTCGTTCGCTTTGTGACGCAGTAAATAGTCTATCAACTAAGCGAGCGACCTAG
- the rph gene encoding ribonuclease PH, translated as MSDAPANSTPRADGRRPNQLRPVRFQNHIAPYATGSTLIEWGNTRVICGVTVEETVPRWMKEQNVSGGWITAEYSMLPYSTLQRKQRDITKGKIDGRSQEIQRLIGRALRAAINLELLGARTIWADCDVLQADGGTRTAAITGVYVALSLAVKKLLADGKLAKDPLLHPVAAVSVGIVNGQPLLDLCYTEDVAAAVDLNLVVNAAGEFIELQGTGEEAAFSEAQLAAMLALGKTGIRELLAAQQAAVA; from the coding sequence ATGAGCGATGCACCCGCCAACTCCACGCCCAGGGCCGACGGCCGACGGCCCAACCAACTCCGGCCCGTGCGTTTCCAAAACCACATCGCGCCTTATGCCACCGGCTCAACGTTGATCGAATGGGGCAACACGCGCGTGATCTGCGGCGTGACGGTGGAGGAGACCGTGCCCCGTTGGATGAAGGAACAGAATGTGAGCGGGGGCTGGATCACGGCGGAATACTCGATGTTGCCCTATTCCACTTTGCAACGGAAGCAACGCGACATCACCAAAGGGAAAATCGATGGGCGCTCCCAGGAAATCCAGCGGCTCATCGGTCGGGCATTGCGCGCCGCCATCAACCTGGAACTGCTGGGCGCGCGCACCATCTGGGCGGATTGCGATGTGTTGCAGGCGGATGGCGGAACGCGAACCGCCGCCATCACCGGCGTCTATGTCGCGTTGTCGCTGGCGGTGAAAAAGTTATTAGCGGATGGCAAACTAGCCAAAGACCCGCTCCTGCATCCGGTGGCGGCCGTGAGTGTCGGCATTGTCAACGGGCAACCGTTGCTCGATCTCTGTTACACCGAGGATGTCGCCGCGGCGGTGGATCTGAATCTGGTCGTCAATGCCGCCGGTGAATTCATCGAACTGCAAGGCACCGGTGAGGAGGCCGCCTTCAGCGAAGCGCAGCTCGCCGCCATGCTGGCACTCGGCAAGACTGGCATTCGGGAATTGCTGGCGGCGCAACAAGCAGCCGTGGCTTAG
- a CDS encoding pentapeptide repeat-containing protein yields the protein MNCSYVYFDHTNGGKSPCPHPRYKQEDRCVFHGRAVSKKDVDFKDALKKLISRIASAAESQIYDFRGFIFPQQDFKRTCFNKNCDFRKAEFHGGVDFRSTDFLAGADFHSAVFNGPAGFHSVQFNGAAHFIGCIFRGRTTFSGSRFHRGARFHGCKFHDFAAWQGSRFDAHAIFQSNTFSHDADFRMALFYRGVDFGKTLFWHRVDFEGARLHEEVTFSNTHIAFLKKLDCRRANMEGAVLHTAQVWENQTLENYSFRNAFLISVNLADKQLIDCDFTGAVFKAVLTLGLKPDWRTVANTKYIYTDYRVEEVPSEFQGKVRRYSPVLESRVPADGFFGQGEHRNFTMADYLREPLRWNLALNVPAIFRTAVANYLQFFTDFMRVTQGIPLEIRTRLEGTKMRVEFLANTEADLEAVKSSFEEYRQNTGRDFAELRLNISFCEQSSPLEQKLFLLEYERQLDSLKTKLSLTQALLEQSEEHAAFLRRLVEAKLEPPKLLLPAEFPQHETQQFVLRADLGDYSKAIQADKRVETLIQQFVAKQQAEIRQRVGCNMVKTAGDGFLVVFSDAVKLIGVATDLASALNSFKLANPCSIGGFRFVFGYGNLTCIQTGDDRDYTGDAVVEVERIDQPMKRFLEQRGLTASEMWCTNAFHDQVESKHQNLRFEQLPEMELDKGYRTNGSLFRIAIA from the coding sequence ATGAACTGTAGTTACGTATATTTCGACCACACGAACGGCGGGAAATCGCCTTGCCCGCACCCGCGCTACAAACAAGAGGATCGTTGTGTCTTCCATGGCCGCGCCGTTTCAAAAAAGGATGTGGATTTCAAAGATGCGCTGAAGAAGCTGATTTCAAGAATCGCGAGCGCGGCAGAATCTCAGATTTACGACTTCAGGGGGTTCATCTTCCCGCAGCAGGATTTCAAACGGACATGTTTTAACAAGAACTGCGACTTCCGAAAGGCGGAGTTTCATGGAGGCGTTGACTTTCGCAGCACGGATTTTTTGGCCGGTGCGGATTTTCACAGCGCCGTTTTCAACGGGCCTGCCGGATTTCACAGCGTTCAATTCAACGGGGCGGCCCACTTTATTGGCTGCATTTTCAGGGGGCGGACGACCTTTTCCGGAAGCCGATTTCATCGCGGCGCAAGGTTTCATGGCTGCAAGTTTCACGATTTTGCTGCGTGGCAAGGCTCTCGGTTTGATGCGCACGCAATTTTTCAATCGAACACCTTTAGTCACGACGCTGATTTTCGGATGGCGCTCTTCTATCGTGGCGTTGATTTCGGAAAGACGCTGTTCTGGCATCGCGTCGATTTTGAAGGGGCACGACTTCATGAAGAAGTCACGTTCTCCAACACGCACATTGCGTTTCTGAAAAAGCTCGATTGCCGCCGCGCCAATATGGAAGGTGCGGTTCTGCACACCGCCCAAGTCTGGGAAAACCAAACGCTCGAAAACTATTCATTCCGTAACGCGTTCTTGATTTCGGTGAACCTTGCGGACAAGCAGTTGATTGACTGTGATTTCACTGGTGCGGTGTTCAAAGCCGTGCTGACGCTTGGCTTGAAACCGGATTGGAGAACCGTCGCGAATACCAAGTATATCTACACAGACTACCGTGTGGAGGAAGTGCCTTCAGAGTTCCAGGGAAAGGTGCGTCGGTATTCCCCTGTTCTGGAAAGCCGCGTGCCGGCAGATGGATTCTTTGGCCAGGGCGAGCATCGGAATTTCACGATGGCGGATTATCTGAGAGAGCCTTTGCGGTGGAATCTCGCTCTCAATGTCCCCGCAATCTTCCGAACCGCCGTTGCGAATTACCTCCAGTTCTTCACCGATTTCATGCGGGTGACGCAGGGGATACCCCTTGAGATCAGAACTCGGCTCGAAGGGACAAAGATGCGAGTTGAATTCCTCGCCAACACGGAGGCCGACCTTGAAGCAGTCAAGTCGTCTTTTGAGGAGTATCGCCAGAATACGGGCAGAGATTTCGCCGAGTTACGCCTGAATATCTCGTTCTGCGAGCAGAGCAGTCCACTCGAACAAAAGTTGTTTCTGTTGGAATACGAGCGGCAACTCGACTCTTTGAAAACCAAGCTCTCCTTGACTCAGGCCCTTCTTGAGCAGTCGGAGGAGCACGCCGCTTTCCTGCGGCGGTTGGTTGAGGCAAAGCTAGAGCCGCCAAAACTCTTGCTTCCTGCGGAATTTCCACAACATGAAACACAGCAATTCGTTTTGAGGGCAGATTTGGGGGACTACTCAAAAGCGATCCAAGCGGACAAACGAGTTGAGACTCTGATTCAGCAATTCGTTGCCAAGCAACAGGCCGAAATTCGACAAAGAGTGGGATGCAACATGGTGAAAACCGCTGGAGATGGATTTCTCGTTGTTTTCTCGGATGCCGTTAAGTTGATTGGCGTCGCCACTGATTTGGCGAGCGCCCTTAACTCGTTCAAGCTGGCCAATCCGTGTTCAATTGGTGGTTTTCGCTTTGTATTCGGATACGGAAATCTGACCTGCATCCAAACAGGAGACGATCGGGATTACACGGGCGATGCGGTAGTGGAAGTCGAGCGAATAGACCAACCGATGAAGCGTTTTCTTGAGCAGCGGGGGCTCACGGCGAGTGAGATGTGGTGCACGAACGCGTTTCACGACCAGGTCGAAAGCAAGCATCAGAACCTCCGGTTCGAACAGCTCCCAGAAATGGAATTGGACAAGGGCTATCGGACAAACGGATCGCTTTTCCGAATAGCCATTGCCTGA
- a CDS encoding macro domain-containing protein yields MPYREYKGNLFASQAQCLVNTVNCVGVMGKGVALEFRRRFPTMFEEYRQICESGRLRPGQILPYRKGQPWVLNFAVKDDWKHPSRIEWVESCLTKFVANYRKLDIRSVAMPWLGAMNGRLEWDEVHSLIRSYLSELPDISIELVEFDPHARDPLFDELLSEAERSTSEDFRRHADLTESAANLILSAVKNRRVNSLAEICTLEGLGKKTIENLYSFLVGSKTAFQETSLSQAVLL; encoded by the coding sequence ATGCCATACCGTGAATACAAAGGAAACCTGTTCGCGTCGCAGGCTCAGTGCCTAGTGAACACGGTGAATTGCGTCGGGGTCATGGGCAAGGGCGTTGCGTTGGAATTTCGTCGCCGTTTCCCGACGATGTTCGAAGAATACCGGCAAATCTGCGAATCGGGGAGACTTCGTCCTGGGCAGATTTTGCCTTACCGGAAGGGGCAACCGTGGGTTTTGAACTTTGCCGTCAAGGACGATTGGAAACACCCATCGCGAATTGAGTGGGTCGAAAGTTGTCTCACCAAATTCGTGGCGAATTACCGGAAACTCGACATTCGTAGCGTGGCCATGCCGTGGCTCGGTGCGATGAATGGCCGTTTGGAATGGGATGAAGTCCACTCATTGATTCGTTCATATCTCAGCGAATTACCGGACATCTCAATTGAGCTGGTGGAGTTTGACCCGCACGCACGCGATCCGCTGTTCGACGAGTTGCTTTCTGAAGCAGAGCGCAGCACCAGCGAGGACTTTCGTCGCCACGCTGATCTGACAGAATCGGCAGCCAATTTGATCCTTTCTGCTGTGAAAAACCGACGTGTTAATAGTCTGGCAGAGATTTGCACCTTGGAAGGTTTGGGAAAGAAAACGATTGAAAACCTGTATTCATTCCTTGTCGGCAGCAAAACCGCGTTCCAAGAAACCTCCCTCAGCCAGGCTGTTCTGCTGTGA
- a CDS encoding SAM-dependent DNA methyltransferase → MKSNSNGSTLNFEAQLWAAADKMRGHMDASEYKHVCLGLIFLKYISDAFEEKREQLLFGFSDPKSEWFIKDEPQRADAAENRDEYLAANVFWLPPEARWHTIKAKAKSPEIGKVIDDAMGAIERENPALKGVLPRDYARPSLDKVRLGGLVDIISNIGFNESAAKSKDVLGRVYEYFLGKFASAEGKGGGEFYTPQCVVQVLVAMLEPYKGRVFDPCCGSGGMFVSSEKFVEEHGGRVGDIAVYGQESNYTTWKLARMNLAIRGIDANLGPRNADSFRADLHPDLKADFILANPPFNMSDWGGENLRQDVRWKFGMPPVNHANYAWIQHFMRSEIRRNEL, encoded by the coding sequence ATGAAATCCAACAGCAACGGCTCTACGCTCAACTTCGAAGCCCAGCTTTGGGCCGCCGCCGACAAGATGCGCGGGCACATGGACGCCTCGGAATACAAGCACGTCTGCCTCGGCCTCATCTTCCTGAAATACATTTCCGACGCGTTCGAGGAAAAACGCGAGCAACTGCTGTTCGGCTTCTCCGATCCCAAGAGCGAATGGTTCATCAAGGACGAACCGCAACGCGCCGACGCCGCCGAGAATCGCGACGAATACCTGGCCGCAAATGTCTTCTGGCTGCCGCCCGAAGCCCGCTGGCACACCATCAAGGCCAAAGCCAAATCGCCGGAGATTGGCAAGGTCATTGACGACGCGATGGGCGCGATTGAGCGCGAGAATCCCGCGCTCAAAGGCGTGCTGCCGCGCGATTACGCCCGGCCCAGCCTCGACAAAGTCCGGCTCGGCGGACTCGTGGACATCATCAGCAACATCGGCTTCAACGAATCGGCGGCGAAGTCCAAGGACGTGCTCGGGCGCGTCTATGAATACTTTCTCGGTAAATTCGCCAGCGCGGAAGGCAAGGGCGGCGGCGAGTTCTACACCCCGCAATGCGTCGTGCAGGTGCTCGTCGCCATGCTTGAACCCTACAAAGGCCGCGTGTTCGACCCGTGCTGCGGTTCGGGCGGCATGTTCGTGTCCTCGGAAAAATTCGTGGAAGAACACGGCGGACGCGTGGGCGACATCGCGGTTTACGGGCAGGAATCCAACTACACCACCTGGAAACTGGCGCGGATGAATCTCGCCATTCGCGGCATTGACGCCAATCTCGGCCCGCGCAACGCCGACAGCTTCCGAGCGGATTTGCATCCCGACCTCAAGGCCGATTTCATTCTCGCCAACCCGCCGTTCAACATGAGCGATTGGGGCGGCGAAAATCTGCGGCAGGACGTGCGCTGGAAATTCGGGATGCCGCCGGTGAACCACGCCAACTACGCCTGGATTCAACATTTCATGAGAAGCGAAATCCGACGAAATGAACTGTAG
- a CDS encoding SDR family oxidoreductase, whose protein sequence is MNRFDLAGEIAVVIGGTGVLGGALAEGLAQAGTKVAVLGRNAERGAARVNAIKTSGGHAAFFSADVISRDSLHTAHQAIEKSLGAPTILVNAAGGTDPKVTVTADRAIEQIALEDWRANFDLNLVGGVLLPCQEFGPAMVKRSKGSIINIASVSGHLPLSRVVAYSAAKAAVLSLTQFLAREWAPKGVRVNSITPGFFPGEQNRRLLFNEDATPTPRAQAIFGHTPMGRFGKPEELVGAAIFLASEKASSFVTGADIRVDGGFLSQTI, encoded by the coding sequence ATGAATCGATTTGATCTGGCCGGCGAAATCGCTGTCGTCATCGGTGGGACGGGTGTGTTGGGTGGGGCGCTCGCCGAAGGTCTGGCGCAGGCCGGCACGAAAGTGGCGGTGCTGGGGCGCAATGCTGAACGCGGGGCGGCCCGCGTCAACGCCATCAAAACCAGTGGTGGTCACGCCGCATTTTTCTCCGCCGATGTGATCAGCCGTGACAGTTTGCACACCGCGCATCAGGCCATTGAGAAATCCCTGGGGGCGCCCACAATTTTGGTAAACGCCGCCGGCGGCACTGATCCGAAGGTGACGGTGACTGCGGATCGCGCCATTGAACAAATCGCTCTGGAAGATTGGCGCGCCAACTTTGACCTCAATCTGGTCGGCGGGGTGTTGTTGCCGTGTCAGGAGTTCGGACCGGCGATGGTGAAGCGCAGCAAGGGCAGCATCATCAATATCGCCAGTGTTTCTGGGCATCTTCCGCTGTCGCGCGTGGTGGCGTATTCGGCGGCGAAGGCGGCGGTGTTGAGCCTGACGCAGTTTCTGGCGCGCGAATGGGCACCGAAAGGCGTACGCGTGAATTCCATCACGCCGGGCTTTTTCCCCGGCGAACAGAATCGTCGCCTGCTCTTCAACGAGGACGCCACACCAACACCGCGCGCCCAGGCGATTTTCGGCCACACGCCGATGGGTCGCTTCGGCAAACCGGAGGAACTGGTTGGCGCAGCAATTTTTCTGGCGAGTGAAAAGGCCAGCAGCTTCGTCACCGGCGCGGACATCCGGGTCGATGGCGGCTTTCTGTCACAAACAATTTGA
- a CDS encoding DUF3387 domain-containing protein: METHEKSKVRANARLAKIDLKPEERPKIDPNFEEVTEDAEEATKKSLRRKWAQLEAMVGTDKRIALVAEDLVKHWEARYAAMEGKAMVVCMSRRICVELYKAIQKLRPEWHHDDDDKGVMKIVMSGSASDTLDWQKHIRSKKRREELAKAFKNPKKTFRIVIVRDMWLTGFDAPSLHTMYADKPMRGHGLMQAIARVNRVFKDKPGGLVVDYLGLAEELKQALADYTNSKGKGDITLDQEEAVAVMLEKYEQVCAIMHGFDYQGAAEATAAKRLPLIAQAAEHVLQQKDGKPRYLLAVMELSKAFALAVPNDEALEIRDEVGFFQEVRAVLAKSITEGGGKSPEELDLAVRQIVSRAISSDKVIDIFDAAGLKKPDISILSDEFLAEVKHLPQRNLAVELLQKLLNNELKVRSKKYLVQSRSFAEMLEATIRKYQNRTIEAAQVIAELIELAKKMREGHKRGVDLGLTDDEVAFYDALEVNDSAVKVLGEPTLKDIARELVAHVRKSVTIDWTLRESAQAQIRVLVRRILRKYGYPPDKQEKATQTVLEQAKLLCAEWAA; the protein is encoded by the coding sequence ATCGAAACCCATGAAAAGTCAAAAGTGCGTGCCAACGCGCGGCTGGCGAAGATTGATTTGAAGCCGGAGGAACGCCCGAAGATTGACCCGAACTTTGAAGAAGTGACGGAAGACGCGGAGGAGGCCACGAAGAAAAGTCTGCGCCGAAAGTGGGCGCAACTGGAAGCGATGGTTGGGACGGACAAGCGCATCGCGCTCGTGGCCGAGGATTTGGTGAAGCACTGGGAAGCGCGTTACGCCGCAATGGAGGGCAAGGCGATGGTCGTCTGCATGAGCCGCCGCATCTGCGTGGAGCTTTACAAGGCGATCCAGAAACTGCGCCCGGAATGGCATCACGACGACGATGACAAGGGCGTGATGAAGATTGTCATGTCCGGCTCGGCTTCCGACACGTTGGACTGGCAGAAACACATTCGCAGCAAGAAGCGCCGTGAAGAACTGGCGAAGGCGTTCAAAAATCCGAAGAAGACGTTCAGGATCGTCATCGTGCGCGACATGTGGCTGACCGGCTTTGATGCGCCGAGCCTGCACACGATGTATGCGGACAAGCCGATGCGCGGTCACGGATTGATGCAGGCCATCGCGCGGGTGAATCGGGTTTTCAAAGACAAGCCGGGCGGCTTGGTGGTGGATTATCTCGGGCTGGCAGAGGAATTGAAGCAGGCGCTGGCCGATTACACGAACAGCAAAGGCAAAGGCGACATCACGCTGGATCAGGAAGAAGCCGTGGCGGTGATGCTGGAAAAATACGAGCAGGTCTGTGCCATTATGCACGGATTTGATTACCAGGGCGCGGCTGAGGCAACTGCGGCGAAGCGTTTGCCGTTAATCGCACAAGCCGCCGAGCATGTCTTGCAACAGAAAGACGGCAAACCGCGCTATCTACTCGCGGTCATGGAATTGTCCAAAGCCTTCGCACTCGCCGTGCCGAATGACGAAGCACTGGAGATTCGCGATGAAGTCGGATTCTTCCAGGAAGTCCGGGCAGTGCTGGCCAAGAGCATCACCGAAGGCGGCGGGAAATCGCCGGAAGAATTAGATCTGGCCGTCCGGCAAATCGTTTCGCGCGCCATCTCTTCCGACAAGGTCATAGACATCTTTGACGCCGCCGGATTGAAGAAGCCGGACATCTCCATTTTGTCCGACGAGTTTCTGGCTGAAGTGAAACATTTACCCCAGCGCAATCTTGCGGTGGAGTTGTTGCAAAAGCTGCTCAACAACGAACTGAAAGTCCGCTCCAAGAAATATCTCGTCCAATCCCGCTCGTTCGCCGAAATGCTGGAGGCTACAATCCGAAAATACCAAAACCGCACCATCGAAGCCGCGCAGGTGATCGCTGAGTTGATCGAACTTGCGAAGAAGATGCGCGAAGGTCACAAGCGCGGCGTTGATCTCGGACTGACCGACGACGAAGTGGCTTTTTATGATGCGCTGGAAGTGAACGACAGCGCCGTGAAAGTTCTCGGCGAACCGACATTGAAAGACATCGCCCGCGAATTGGTTGCCCATGTTCGCAAGAGCGTGACGATTGACTGGACTCTGCGCGAAAGCGCTCAGGCTCAAATCCGCGTCCTTGTCCGCCGCATCCTCCGCAAATACGGCTACCCGCCGGACAAGCAGGAAAAAGCGACGCAGACCGTTTTGGAACAAGCGAAGTTACTCTGTGCCGAATGGGCAGCATAA